GCAAAACTTACCGGCGCCAAAAGGGTATTTGAGTACGGCTTGCGTGGCAACAATTTCACGGTTGAGCAGCTCAGCAAGGATTCGACTGATAAAACCCAGCCGGTAGCGGCAGTAAGCGAGCCCGTGCAGCAGGAAAATAAATCATTGGTAAGCCGGTCCACTAAAAAGAAACGCTCATCATCATCACACCGTAGAAAGCGCCGCAGGCATCGGGGCTAAGCGTTGGCAAGCCTGATCATTTCTTTTGCGTTGTAAACGGCTTCAACGTCAATGTCGTTATTAAAATAGAACCAGCCCTGGCTGGTTTTTTTGTTTTGCTTAATTGCAGTTATTACCCGTTGCAAATCAGCCGTTGAGTAAGGTGATTTATAAAGTAGCGGCACACCATGAAACCGGTAGTATACCAGCGGTGTATTTTGTACAACAGTATCGGGCAGGTCGGGGTGGCTCATGCCGCAAAAACTAATGTTATGTTTACCTAACGCATTAATTATATCATCCCGCCACCAGCTTTGGTGCCTGGGTTCAAACACGTTACCGAAAGCCGGATCAAGGTTGTTAATAACGCGTTCCAGCTTGTCATGGTTATAAGTAAATCGCGGCGGCATCTGGAACAATACGGGGCCGAGCTTATCCTGCAAGCCATTGTTAATGGTATCGTAAAAGCTGCTCAGCATATCAACCGAATTATGAAACTGCTTAAAATGGGTAATGGCTCGCGGCGCCTTTACAGAAAAACGAAACTCTGGCGGACTATCATCATACCATTTCTTTAACGTTTTTAACTCCGGGAAGCGGTAAAAGGTGACATTAAGTTCGAGGGTAGAGAAATGCTGACAGTAAAACTCAAACCATTTGCGCATGGCCAGCTTTTCCGGATAGAATTTGCCGCGCCAGCCCTTGTAATGAAAACCCGAACAGCCAATATGCCAATCCATGTAAAAAGCGTTTATTAAATAATGAGGCCGGTTAAACAATTGTTTTGCTTGATCGCATTTTGCACATTTGTAAATAACGTATGCACTTTTTATATCCCGCGTTTTTGTTTGCCTTAGCCTCGCTTGCCATACCGGTAATTGTGCATTTGTACAATTTCAGGCGGTACAAAAAAGTGCACTTTAGTAATGTGCAGTTTTTAAAGCAGTTGCAGGAGCAGCAGGCCTCCCGCCGTAACCTGAAGGAGCGGCTGATATTAGCCGCAAGGCTGTTGGCCTTACTATTCCTGGTGCTGGCATTCGCAAAACCCTATATAAGCAAGCAGGATGGAACTGTTGCCGGGCAGCAGCATAATGTGAGCATCTTCATTGACAACTCTTACTCCATGCAAACCCTCAACAGCGAGGGTAGCCTGCTTGACCAGGCCAGGCAAAAAGCCAAAGAAATTGCGGCCGCATACGGAATTAACGACCGCTTTCAGCTGCTTACCCATGATTTTGAAGGGCGGCATCAGCGCCTGCTTAGTCGCGATGAGTTTATGGATGCGGTTGATGAGGTGAAGATCACAGGCCAAAACCGTAAGCTCGACCAAATATTATCGCGCCAGCGGCAATTATTAATGAGTGGCGCAACGGGCACCCGTGATGTTTATGTTTTGTCTGATTTTCAAGATAATACAGCCGATAATAAAAAGATAGCGGGTGATAAAAGCATCAACGTAAACCTGGTACCATTAAAAGCCAATAATCTGCCTAACGTAACGGTTGATTCGGTGTGGCTGCTAAGCGCCGTACACAAACCCGGCGACGAAGAAAAGCTGGTGGTGAAACTCCATAATTATGCCGATCAGGAAGCTGCTGGCGTGCCCCTAAAGCTTTTCATCAATAAACAGCAAAAGGCAATGGCCAGCTTTACACTTGGTCCGCGCAAAACGCTTACAGATACGCTCAGCTTTTCAGGCCTTAGCGCGGGCTGGCAGCGTGGCGAATTGCAATTGCAGGATAACCCGGTAACTTTTGATAATAACTTTTACTTCGCCTTTAACGTGCGCCTGCGGATGCCCGTGCTGATTATTGATAATGGAACAGAAAATCCTTTTTTGAAAGCCGCATTTGGCGCGGA
This genomic interval from Mucilaginibacter defluvii contains the following:
- a CDS encoding DUF72 domain-containing protein, producing MDWHIGCSGFHYKGWRGKFYPEKLAMRKWFEFYCQHFSTLELNVTFYRFPELKTLKKWYDDSPPEFRFSVKAPRAITHFKQFHNSVDMLSSFYDTINNGLQDKLGPVLFQMPPRFTYNHDKLERVINNLDPAFGNVFEPRHQSWWRDDIINALGKHNISFCGMSHPDLPDTVVQNTPLVYYRFHGVPLLYKSPYSTADLQRVITAIKQNKKTSQGWFYFNNDIDVEAVYNAKEMIRLANA
- a CDS encoding BatA domain-containing protein, which encodes MHFLYPAFLFALASLAIPVIVHLYNFRRYKKVHFSNVQFLKQLQEQQASRRNLKERLILAARLLALLFLVLAFAKPYISKQDGTVAGQQHNVSIFIDNSYSMQTLNSEGSLLDQARQKAKEIAAAYGINDRFQLLTHDFEGRHQRLLSRDEFMDAVDEVKITGQNRKLDQILSRQRQLLMSGATGTRDVYVLSDFQDNTADNKKIAGDKSINVNLVPLKANNLPNVTVDSVWLLSAVHKPGDEEKLVVKLHNYADQEAAGVPLKLFINKQQKAMASFTLGPRKTLTDTLSFSGLSAGWQRGELQLQDNPVTFDNNFYFAFNVRLRMPVLIIDNGTENPFLKAAFGADSFFKADRTPEGNVDYAALGNYPLIVLTDVKNISAGLARELGNFVKKGNTLAVFPAADADAESYRALLQPLGAGYPFRIINNESKVERLNLQNPLFKEVFDAMPQNPDLPKAKKYFELSRAGQADNMMTLPGGDAFWSGYKSGAGMVYVSAVPLNDDFSNLQRHGLFVPVLYRIALLSGHDLPLFNTLGGGESIETIPVRSSEKEVLKLTKDDFEIIPDVRQQDGSTRLYVADQLQQPGLYDLKKGDSTVAVLAFNDNRSESDLSYLSADDIKKILPEANTKLINANRPLASAINEVNNDTQLWKLCIILALIFLAAEIVLIRLYKTGVAVTAGQATSTQTTQ